One stretch of Lactiplantibacillus brownii DNA includes these proteins:
- a CDS encoding IS3 family transposase, whose translation MHQESHHHQVTKMCLILGVSRAQYYRYRSPKPSKRRAEDADLKQRILRIFAEFKQRYGVMKIHHELNLELQPLQRRCSPRRISRLMKELDIHSVTVNKWKAASASKTKVEQRPNLLKQDFSTTGLNQKWTADMTYIQTKRNGWCYLSAIMDLHSRRIIGYSFSKKMDTDLVLR comes from the coding sequence ATTCACCAAGAAAGCCATCACCACCAGGTAACTAAGATGTGCCTAATCCTCGGTGTTTCCAGAGCCCAGTATTATCGTTATCGATCCCCAAAGCCTTCAAAACGCCGGGCCGAAGATGCGGACTTGAAACAACGGATTCTGCGGATCTTTGCGGAATTTAAGCAGCGATACGGTGTTATGAAGATCCACCATGAATTGAATCTGGAACTTCAACCACTGCAGCGTCGGTGCAGCCCAAGACGGATTTCCCGGCTCATGAAGGAACTGGATATCCACTCCGTTACCGTCAATAAATGGAAAGCAGCTTCGGCTTCCAAAACCAAGGTTGAACAGCGTCCCAACTTGCTTAAGCAGGATTTCTCGACCACTGGTTTAAATCAAAAATGGACCGCTGATATGACCTATATTCAAACGAAGCGTAATGGCTGGTGTTACTTATCAGCCATCATGGATCTGCACTCACGACGAATTATCGGCTATTCGTTCTCAAAAAAGATGGATACTGATTTAGTCTTAAGGTAG
- a CDS encoding IS30-like element ISLpl1 family transposase, translating into MSSITYSERIKIETFCELGLSNIQMGVRLNRSPSTISYELSRCQPYQAELAQTDAEYKRSRCGRKTKLSDELKQKILNHLRLSWSPGMIAHEFKLATKSIYNWLNQGRIGFSLNDLPEHGVRQRRNVDQRSKYNQSLGRSIEQRPMMINQRNRIGDFELDTVVGPRGHSKAVLLTLIDRKSRFLWAYRLKDRTTATVNEALTKFLTTFNGPVHSFTVDRGTEFSGLVSLESQYGIKTYYCHAYTPAERGSNERFNRNLRYFYPKGTRFEHISAQDLTTTLLQINQRPLKILDWQTPYQVMLTNLSKNSD; encoded by the coding sequence TTGTCTAGTATAACCTATTCCGAACGAATTAAAATCGAAACCTTTTGTGAACTAGGGCTGTCCAATATCCAAATGGGCGTTCGGCTGAACCGATCACCGTCAACAATTTCTTATGAATTATCTCGATGTCAACCTTATCAGGCTGAATTAGCACAAACAGATGCCGAATACAAGCGATCACGATGTGGTCGGAAAACTAAGCTGAGCGATGAGTTAAAGCAAAAAATTCTCAACCATTTACGTCTAAGCTGGTCACCAGGAATGATTGCTCACGAATTTAAACTAGCTACTAAATCTATTTATAATTGGCTAAATCAGGGGAGAATTGGTTTCTCCTTGAATGATCTACCTGAACATGGCGTACGCCAACGGCGTAACGTTGACCAACGATCCAAATATAATCAATCTTTGGGGCGATCAATTGAACAGCGTCCCATGATGATTAATCAACGTAATCGCATCGGCGATTTTGAACTAGATACAGTCGTTGGTCCTCGTGGGCATAGTAAGGCAGTTTTATTAACTTTAATCGATCGCAAATCACGGTTCCTTTGGGCATACCGGTTAAAAGATCGGACGACAGCGACTGTTAATGAAGCACTAACTAAGTTCCTAACCACTTTTAATGGTCCGGTGCACAGCTTTACTGTGGACCGTGGCACTGAGTTTAGTGGGCTAGTATCACTTGAATCACAATATGGTATTAAGACCTATTACTGCCATGCTTATACGCCAGCTGAACGTGGTAGTAATGAACGCTTTAATCGGAATTTACGTTATTTTTATCCTAAGGGGACTCGTTTTGAGCACATTAGTGCTCAAGATTTAACGACGACGTTACTCCAAATTAACCAGCGACCGCTTAAAATACTCGATTGGCAAACACCGTATCAGGTTATGCTGACAAATTTGTCCAAAAATTCGGATTAA
- a CDS encoding NAD(P)/FAD-dependent oxidoreductase, with translation MDKRKIVIVGASHGGHESAIELLDKYNDVDVTVYEAGDFISFMSCGMQLYLENKVTAEDDVRNFAPEDVEKKGGHVYANHEVTAIHPEHKTVTVKDLTNNSEEEVQYDKLILSSGVTPKVLPVPGNDLKNIYLMRGRDWASKLMSAVNNPAIKNVAIVGAGYIGTEASEVFAKAGKHVTLMDMIDRPLGTYLNPELLDVLEPTFKKNMDLKMGVKIEGFNGNEKVESVKTDQGDIPADLVVVSAGVTPNTDWIKGTVDLDQRGWIKTDPYLRTNVKDVYAIGDAILPLSIPAGKPMPIALATTARREAQYVVDHIFEDKPDRAFKGVIGASALSVFDYHFATAGLNKFSAAKNKLDYQTSFYEDHMRPAYVPEADNPKVYVSLTFNPYTHQILGGAVLSKYDITAQGNVLALAISHKMRLEDLAEQDFFFQPGFDRQWSLLNLAAQHALGMARF, from the coding sequence ATGGATAAACGTAAAATTGTAATTGTTGGTGCTTCACATGGTGGTCATGAATCAGCAATTGAGCTGTTGGATAAATATAATGATGTAGATGTAACTGTTTATGAAGCTGGCGACTTTATTTCATTTATGTCCTGTGGTATGCAATTATACTTAGAAAATAAAGTTACGGCTGAAGATGACGTCAGAAACTTTGCTCCTGAAGATGTTGAAAAGAAGGGCGGTCATGTTTATGCCAACCATGAAGTAACCGCGATTCATCCTGAACATAAGACAGTAACAGTTAAGGATTTAACCAATAATTCTGAAGAAGAAGTTCAATATGATAAGTTAATTCTTTCATCAGGTGTAACGCCAAAGGTTTTACCAGTACCTGGCAATGATCTTAAGAATATCTATTTAATGCGTGGACGTGATTGGGCTTCTAAGTTAATGAGTGCTGTTAACAATCCAGCAATTAAGAATGTTGCTATTGTTGGTGCTGGTTATATTGGTACTGAAGCTAGTGAAGTATTTGCTAAAGCTGGCAAGCATGTAACTTTAATGGACATGATTGATCGTCCATTAGGAACTTACTTGAACCCTGAATTGCTTGATGTTTTGGAACCTACCTTTAAGAAGAATATGGACTTGAAGATGGGCGTTAAAATTGAAGGCTTCAACGGTAATGAAAAAGTTGAAAGCGTCAAGACCGATCAAGGCGATATACCAGCTGACTTGGTTGTTGTTTCAGCAGGGGTAACTCCTAATACTGATTGGATAAAGGGCACAGTTGATTTAGATCAAAGAGGCTGGATTAAGACTGATCCATACTTGAGAACGAATGTTAAAGACGTTTACGCTATTGGAGATGCAATTTTGCCACTTTCTATTCCAGCAGGTAAGCCAATGCCAATTGCTTTAGCTACTACTGCTAGAAGAGAAGCACAATATGTGGTTGATCATATCTTTGAAGATAAGCCAGATCGCGCTTTCAAGGGTGTTATCGGTGCTTCAGCTCTTAGCGTCTTTGACTATCACTTCGCTACTGCGGGATTAAATAAGTTTTCAGCTGCTAAGAATAAGCTTGATTATCAAACTAGCTTCTATGAAGATCATATGCGTCCAGCTTATGTCCCAGAAGCAGATAATCCTAAGGTATATGTCAGCTTAACCTTTAATCCATATACTCACCAAATCTTAGGCGGTGCTGTCCTTTCTAAGTATGATATTACTGCTCAAGGCAATGTTTTAGCTTTGGCAATTAGTCATAAGATGCGCTTGGAAGACTTGGCTGAACAAGACTTCTTCTTCCAACCAGGATTTGACCGTCAATGGAGTTTGCTTAACCTAGCTGCTCAACATGCATTAGGTATGGCAAGATTCTAA
- a CDS encoding helix-turn-helix domain-containing protein, which produces MPKTIRELADELGVSKQAIWQKIKRDASIDLRQFTSTKGNTVYVDVDGQKAIKAMFSNNSSTRYRQQKDDVDDNKKDAVDGQDEVKFLRNLVSEIQSEKKELHKLLDQQQRLALQDKQLLEEYKAENDRLKVLKMPSQETEFKHLDNQYKDEVNGNALKEKLENLQEQIKVQKRIEEQEKPRKWWGLWRK; this is translated from the coding sequence ATGCCTAAAACAATTAGAGAACTTGCTGATGAATTGGGCGTTTCAAAGCAGGCTATATGGCAAAAGATAAAAAGAGATGCGTCAATCGATTTACGTCAATTTACATCAACAAAAGGTAATACTGTTTACGTTGATGTTGATGGGCAAAAAGCTATTAAAGCAATGTTCTCAAACAATTCGTCAACAAGATACCGTCAACAAAAAGATGATGTTGACGACAACAAAAAAGATGCGGTTGATGGACAAGATGAAGTGAAATTCCTTCGAAATTTAGTATCAGAAATTCAATCTGAAAAGAAAGAGTTACATAAGTTACTAGATCAGCAACAAAGATTGGCCTTACAGGACAAACAACTGCTCGAAGAATACAAAGCAGAAAACGACAGATTAAAAGTTCTCAAAATGCCCTCACAGGAAACAGAATTCAAACACTTAGACAATCAATATAAAGATGAAGTGAACGGGAACGCTCTTAAAGAGAAGTTGGAAAATTTGCAGGAACAAATCAAAGTTCAAAAAAGGATAGAAGAACAAGAAAAACCAAGAAAATGGTGGGGACTATGGCGAAAATAG
- a CDS encoding IS3 family transposase (programmed frameshift) — protein MVTRYEEDLKKSIVEMVKAGRRSDELSKEYGPSADSIRNWVKGAKSVELEDGTEVTSKEFKQLQRENQRLKEELEIFKSCGGVTGKALGRINCLVFIEDQLLRHRLSIILSALKLPRSTYYHWKRYQPSQHERVDNQLKEKIELIWENNYRAYGYPRITMVLRKSGICVGSKRILRLMREMEIHSLMNRRFKKPGTHVDHSQRPNLIKHQPNARIWRADITYLELRPGTWVYLSSIYEPKVHQVLAFKIGRQMEATLVVETINQALECHQKPQYFHSDMGSQYTSNEVETLLERHQISHSYSKQGYPYDNGPIEAFHSLLKREFAFQTTFSNFEDLVIRTSNYISWFNSDRIRTSV, from the exons ATGGTTACACGTTATGAAGAGGACTTAAAAAAGTCCATTGTGGAGATGGTTAAAGCGGGACGACGATCCGATGAATTATCCAAGGAATACGGTCCTTCAGCCGATTCAATTCGGAATTGGGTTAAAGGCGCTAAATCAGTTGAGCTAGAAGACGGTACTGAAGTAACGTCCAAAGAATTCAAACAACTTCAAAGGGAAAATCAGCGATTAAAGGAGGAACTTGAAATTT TTAAAAGCTGCGGCGGTGTTACTGGGAAAGCATTAGGACGAATTAATTGCCTTGTCTTCATAGAAGATCAGTTATTGCGACACCGCTTATCAATTATTCTTTCGGCACTGAAATTACCGCGCAGCACCTATTACCATTGGAAAAGATATCAACCTAGTCAACACGAACGTGTTGATAATCAGCTCAAAGAAAAAATTGAATTGATTTGGGAAAATAATTATCGTGCCTATGGTTATCCACGAATAACGATGGTGCTTCGCAAGTCAGGCATCTGTGTTGGGTCAAAACGAATTTTACGATTAATGAGGGAAATGGAGATTCACTCTTTAATGAATCGGCGATTTAAAAAACCTGGCACTCATGTGGATCATTCACAACGCCCCAATTTAATCAAGCACCAGCCCAATGCAAGGATATGGCGTGCTGACATTACTTATTTGGAATTACGTCCAGGAACCTGGGTTTATCTCAGTTCTATTTACGAACCAAAGGTTCATCAAGTTCTTGCTTTCAAGATTGGTCGTCAGATGGAGGCGACGTTAGTTGTAGAAACGATTAATCAGGCGCTTGAATGTCATCAAAAGCCACAATATTTTCACTCTGACATGGGTTCACAGTACACCAGCAACGAAGTTGAAACTTTACTTGAACGGCATCAGATTAGCCACTCATACTCAAAACAAGGTTATCCTTATGATAATGGGCCAATTGAAGCTTTTCACTCATTGTTGAAGAGAGAGTTTGCCTTTCAAACAACTTTTTCCAATTTTGAGGACTTGGTAATCCGAACCTCAAATTACATCAGTTGGTTTAATTCCGACAGAATTAGAACGAGTGTTTAG
- a CDS encoding MFS transporter, whose translation MTDFLHRGNQTQSSIQLVNMIMLIFGILMGLVAGPLSNKFKILKLPVGLSTILLAIAGLSLFFLRNNTGIILYALAAGLGMGLWNALDNLLNLKVIPDQNRVAFFLGVYNLGNTITQAIAPVLAAAVISLFGYSGIFIVSFIFSLIGGISMLSIKSLKR comes from the coding sequence ATGACCGACTTTCTTCATCGTGGTAATCAAACTCAATCTTCTATCCAACTTGTTAACATGATTATGCTTATTTTTGGCATTTTGATGGGATTAGTCGCTGGGCCACTATCTAATAAATTTAAAATACTGAAATTACCAGTAGGTCTCTCAACTATCTTATTAGCAATTGCAGGTCTCTCCCTGTTCTTCTTAAGAAATAATACTGGTATTATTCTTTACGCCTTAGCTGCCGGTTTAGGAATGGGCTTATGGAACGCACTTGATAATTTATTAAACTTAAAAGTTATCCCCGATCAAAATCGTGTTGCATTTTTCTTAGGTGTTTACAACTTAGGTAATACAATTACACAAGCTATCGCACCCGTTTTAGCCGCTGCCGTCATAAGTCTTTTTGGTTATTCTGGAATTTTTATTGTTTCATTTATTTTTTCCTTGATTGGTGGTATTTCAATGCTATCGATTAAATCATTAAAACGTTAG
- a CDS encoding helix-turn-helix domain-containing protein — protein sequence MNEHLSDGTSRAELARNHQLPKRQVNRWLQQYHLNGIETLKRYKTRRKFSAEFKWYVINYYQTHDESLAEVAGKYNVLACQISVWRKTLIRDGYSSLEPHPKGRSTKTKRSKKQIRQLEKQSEIERLRSEIAQKNQEFYDTKLENDILKNQ from the coding sequence ATAAATGAACATCTCAGCGACGGTACTTCCAGAGCGGAACTAGCAAGAAATCATCAATTACCCAAGCGACAAGTTAATCGATGGCTTCAACAATATCATCTGAACGGCATTGAAACACTTAAGCGGTACAAAACTCGGCGTAAGTTCTCGGCAGAATTTAAATGGTATGTGATAAACTACTACCAAACTCATGATGAGTCTTTAGCCGAGGTTGCCGGAAAATACAACGTTTTAGCCTGTCAGATTAGTGTTTGGCGAAAAACGCTTATTCGAGACGGCTATTCTAGCTTAGAGCCTCATCCCAAAGGTAGGTCAACCAAAACGAAACGTTCTAAAAAACAGATTCGTCAATTAGAAAAACAGAGTGAAATCGAGCGTTTACGAAGCGAGATCGCTCAAAAGAATCAGGAATTCTATGACACAAAGTTGGAGAATGACATCCTAAAAAATCAATGA
- a CDS encoding CsbD family protein: MSLDDKIDSTKDKVSGKAKEVEGKVTNDKAREAEGKGQGILGKAKDKLSDSKDAVKDTVDNVKEKLDKDDK, from the coding sequence ATGAGTCTAGATGACAAAATTGATAGCACCAAAGATAAGGTAAGTGGAAAAGCTAAAGAAGTTGAAGGCAAGGTTACGAACGACAAGGCCCGCGAAGCTGAAGGTAAGGGTCAAGGTATTCTAGGTAAGGCTAAAGATAAACTGTCAGATTCCAAAGATGCTGTTAAAGATACGGTTGATAACGTAAAGGAAAAGTTAGATAAAGACGATAAATAA
- a CDS encoding glycoside-pentoside-hexuronide (GPH):cation symporter, with the protein MKSTTKWVTRWPERISYGLSDAADNLVFQMMTTYLLFFYTDVYGLTPSAVAILFVVARVADVVESFVIGIMIDHTHSRFGKSRPFFLWYSLPYVIFAVLTFVTPNFSYNGKLIWAYVTYLGLGFLYTAVNLPITSILPTMSQNTRELTLLGVIRQFFGSSVQIVVAVFTLPLVAFFGHGNQQKGFLGTIIVFSLISFLLIINTFVHVRERFANPEIAHQPLTTVLKMLKHNQPWIVMSIVILMYWLVTAIKNQTTIYYFKYTVGNENLVPLANSFTLAALIGVLLIIRITEVRSKKQTMLRGILMALVGQAVIAIGVYTKILWFLFGGVLINSIGNGIIIGLVSIMIADTIRYGASMGIQAEGILASTDDFGVNVGLGVGGLITAGLFHFSGYVANRTQNAATLTMIDLNYVWIPLVIYVGMYFVLRLYDEGRIERAIEARK; encoded by the coding sequence ATGAAAAGCACGACGAAATGGGTAACACGGTGGCCCGAACGAATTAGTTACGGCTTAAGTGACGCCGCCGATAATTTAGTCTTTCAAATGATGACGACCTATTTGCTATTCTTTTACACTGATGTTTATGGACTGACACCAAGCGCGGTGGCCATTTTATTTGTCGTGGCGCGGGTAGCTGACGTTGTTGAAAGTTTTGTCATCGGGATCATGATTGATCACACACATTCACGGTTTGGCAAGAGCCGACCGTTCTTCCTCTGGTATTCGTTACCTTACGTTATTTTTGCGGTTCTCACCTTTGTGACGCCTAACTTTTCGTATAATGGTAAATTAATCTGGGCATATGTGACGTATTTAGGCCTTGGATTTCTGTATACGGCTGTTAATCTGCCAATCACGTCAATCTTACCAACGATGTCGCAGAATACTCGTGAGTTGACGTTGTTGGGTGTCATTCGTCAATTCTTTGGCAGTTCGGTTCAAATTGTGGTGGCGGTATTCACATTACCCTTGGTTGCGTTCTTCGGCCACGGTAATCAGCAAAAAGGGTTCTTGGGCACAATCATCGTGTTTAGCCTGATTTCATTTCTTTTGATTATCAACACGTTTGTCCATGTTCGCGAACGGTTCGCGAATCCTGAAATTGCCCATCAACCGTTAACAACTGTCCTAAAAATGTTGAAACATAATCAGCCATGGATCGTTATGTCAATCGTGATTCTCATGTACTGGCTGGTGACGGCAATTAAGAATCAGACAACCATTTACTATTTTAAATATACGGTGGGAAACGAAAACCTGGTACCACTAGCTAACAGTTTTACCCTGGCAGCGTTAATCGGGGTATTGCTGATCATTCGAATTACCGAGGTTCGCAGTAAGAAGCAAACGATGCTTCGCGGTATTTTAATGGCGCTGGTTGGTCAAGCCGTGATTGCGATTGGGGTTTATACCAAAATACTGTGGTTCTTGTTTGGCGGTGTCTTGATTAACTCGATTGGCAATGGGATCATTATCGGCCTCGTCTCAATCATGATTGCTGACACAATCCGTTATGGTGCCAGCATGGGGATCCAAGCCGAGGGAATTCTGGCTTCAACGGATGACTTTGGCGTTAACGTCGGCCTTGGTGTTGGCGGCTTGATTACAGCTGGTTTGTTTCACTTTTCGGGTTACGTTGCCAATCGAACCCAGAATGCCGCAACTCTCACCATGATTGATTTGAATTATGTTTGGATTCCGTTGGTTATTTATGTGGGGATGTATTTTGTATTGCGGCTTTATGATGAGGGGCGGATTGAACGAGCAATAGAAGCAAGAAAATAA
- a CDS encoding ABC transporter permease: protein MFLAIREIKKEKLRYGLILTVVVLISYLIFILSALALGLATANTAAVDSWQSKSFVMTKDANGNAGQSLLTTKQVDQLSDDKTATLGITPVNMKIGGKRESAQFVGMNNDEYIAKNLQLTKGHLPKAANEVVLADSVDKDIYGMGDKISIGLSDTKYKIVGYAKNATYNTAPVIYGALAQWRVIKGVSDQFQGSVVTSKTSQSVDDKALKTYSYQAFINKLPGYTPQKATFGLMIGFLIVISLIVITIFLYILTVQKLPNLAVLRAQGIPNRFLAQNTLFETFFIMATGIVVGAVLSALTEFGIPDSVPMAFDWGLMGLIAAGLMVTGLLGAIIPIRVISKIDPVSVIGG from the coding sequence ATGTTTTTAGCAATTAGAGAGATTAAAAAAGAAAAACTACGGTACGGCTTGATTCTAACAGTCGTCGTCTTAATCAGTTATTTGATTTTCATTTTAAGTGCCCTGGCGCTCGGGCTGGCAACAGCTAACACCGCTGCGGTGGACAGCTGGCAGTCTAAGTCCTTTGTAATGACCAAAGACGCTAATGGCAATGCCGGACAGTCATTACTGACAACGAAACAGGTGGATCAGTTAAGCGACGACAAAACCGCAACACTTGGCATTACACCAGTTAATATGAAAATTGGCGGAAAACGTGAATCCGCACAATTCGTTGGGATGAATAACGACGAGTACATCGCTAAAAACCTACAATTAACCAAGGGGCACTTGCCAAAGGCAGCTAACGAAGTCGTCCTCGCTGACTCAGTTGATAAGGATATTTACGGTATGGGGGATAAAATTTCGATTGGGTTATCTGATACGAAATATAAAATCGTGGGTTATGCGAAAAATGCCACGTATAACACCGCACCTGTTATTTATGGCGCGTTAGCGCAATGGCGTGTCATTAAGGGCGTGTCAGATCAATTCCAAGGTAGCGTAGTTACTTCAAAAACGTCACAATCGGTCGATGATAAAGCATTAAAGACTTATTCATACCAAGCCTTTATCAATAAATTGCCAGGTTATACACCGCAAAAAGCGACGTTTGGTCTCATGATTGGCTTCCTGATTGTCATTTCATTGATTGTGATTACCATCTTCCTCTACATTCTAACGGTTCAAAAATTGCCTAACTTGGCAGTTTTGCGTGCACAAGGCATTCCAAATCGTTTCTTGGCCCAAAATACGTTATTTGAGACGTTCTTTATTATGGCAACTGGTATCGTCGTTGGTGCTGTACTATCGGCATTAACTGAATTTGGGATTCCAGATAGCGTACCAATGGCATTTGATTGGGGATTGATGGGACTCATTGCGGCCGGATTGATGGTAACCGGGTTACTGGGTGCAATCATTCCGATTCGTGTGATTAGTAAGATTGATCCGGTATCAGTAATTGGAGGTTAA
- a CDS encoding IS3 family transposase — protein sequence MSAITDEASKEILAFQISNSPNCILITKTVDELINKLPSNVQPITHSDQGWHYQLDSYTKKLSEHEFIQSMSRKGNCHDNAPIESFFRLYKTECLAGFPPCKGLAELKAVSLEYVNWFNYRRISSKTKGMSPCEYREHTLAA from the coding sequence ATCTCAGCTATTACCGACGAGGCCAGCAAGGAAATTTTAGCATTTCAAATCAGTAATAGTCCCAATTGCATTCTAATAACCAAGACCGTTGATGAATTAATCAATAAGTTACCAAGTAATGTTCAACCCATCACTCATTCCGATCAAGGATGGCATTACCAACTAGATTCCTATACAAAAAAATTATCTGAACATGAATTTATCCAAAGTATGTCCCGCAAGGGAAATTGTCATGATAATGCCCCGATTGAAAGCTTTTTTCGCCTTTATAAGACCGAATGTTTGGCTGGATTCCCACCGTGTAAAGGCTTAGCCGAATTAAAAGCAGTTTCTTTAGAATATGTTAATTGGTTCAATTACCGACGAATCTCATCAAAAACAAAGGGTATGTCCCCGTGTGAATATCGAGAACATACCTTAGCGGCATAA
- a CDS encoding recombinase family protein has translation MKYGYARVSTTDQKLANQIELLKLAGAEKIFQEKFTGTTTERPEFQKLLRALKTGDTLIVTKLDRFARNTREALAIIQELFKENVKVNILNMGLIDNTPTGQLVFTIFSAFAQFERDMIVTRTQEGKLYAKQHDPLFREGRPKTYSDEQIRFAYELRKQGMTYKMIERKTGISKRTQQRRFKLIEKPSDTSKI, from the coding sequence ATGAAATATGGCTATGCGCGGGTCAGTACCACTGATCAAAAATTAGCAAATCAAATTGAGTTACTAAAATTGGCAGGAGCAGAAAAAATCTTTCAGGAAAAGTTTACCGGCACAACTACTGAACGACCGGAGTTTCAAAAACTGTTGCGCGCTCTAAAAACAGGTGATACTTTGATTGTCACTAAGCTGGATCGGTTTGCGCGGAACACACGCGAGGCATTAGCCATTATCCAAGAGTTGTTTAAAGAAAATGTCAAAGTCAACATTTTGAATATGGGCTTAATTGACAATACGCCGACTGGCCAATTAGTCTTTACAATATTTAGCGCCTTTGCGCAGTTTGAACGCGATATGATTGTCACGCGCACACAAGAAGGTAAATTGTATGCCAAGCAACATGATCCGTTGTTTCGGGAAGGGCGACCGAAAACGTATTCTGATGAACAAATCAGATTTGCTTATGAGCTGCGAAAACAAGGCATGACCTACAAGATGATTGAACGAAAGACGGGGATTAGTAAACGCACGCAGCAGCGACGGTTTAAGTTAATTGAGAAACCAAGTGATACTTCTAAAATCTAA
- a CDS encoding IS3 family transposase translates to MPTRYDKEFKQNIINLYKQGESAAQLAREYGIGYSTVHKWI, encoded by the coding sequence ATGCCAACTCGTTACGACAAAGAATTCAAACAAAACATTATCAACCTATATAAACAAGGCGAATCAGCCGCCCAACTGGCCAGAGAATATGGCATTGGCTATTCAACCGTTCATAAGTGGATCTAG
- a CDS encoding dihydrolipoyl dehydrogenase family protein — protein MTESYQFDVLYLGAGHGAFDGAVPLANSGKKVAIIEADKIGGTCPNRGCNAKITLDNPVQLLRHQERLDGIVNGDLKLDWTANVEHEHEVIDGLPDMITGLLDSVDIEIIHGRGKFVDAHTIEVDQQRYTADKIVIATGLRPHHLDVMGSELTHDSTDFMNLKQLPENIVIIGAGYIGMEFATIANAAGANVTVLLRHNRALRKFNQDYVKQVIADLEKRGVKFIYNAQVDRFEEDGSHFTVSYNDHETLTTDWILDATGRIPNIENIGLDEVGVSYNANGIEVNDHLQTNIDNIYASGDVLDKEQPKLTPTAIFESSYLTQLFTGKTTDAINYPPIPTIVFTSPQIAQVGMSVEEAQQNPDYTIKTNHLPDGWFRQVDKETIGDNTLIYDQDHHLVGAAEVSEHAADAINVLLPAIEFQYTAEQLGRIVPLFPTLGADVWSQI, from the coding sequence ATGACTGAAAGTTATCAATTTGATGTTTTGTACTTAGGCGCGGGGCATGGTGCCTTCGACGGGGCGGTTCCACTAGCTAATAGTGGTAAAAAAGTCGCCATTATCGAAGCGGACAAAATCGGGGGAACTTGTCCAAACCGTGGATGCAACGCGAAAATTACGCTGGACAACCCGGTTCAACTTTTACGCCACCAAGAACGCCTTGATGGCATTGTAAATGGTGACTTAAAGCTGGATTGGACTGCCAATGTAGAACATGAACACGAAGTCATCGACGGCTTGCCGGACATGATTACTGGTTTACTCGACTCTGTTGACATCGAAATTATTCACGGTCGTGGAAAATTTGTTGATGCTCACACCATCGAAGTGGATCAACAGCGCTACACCGCTGACAAAATCGTGATTGCAACGGGGCTACGTCCCCACCATCTAGATGTTATGGGCTCAGAACTTACGCATGACAGTACCGATTTTATGAACCTCAAACAGCTTCCTGAAAATATCGTAATTATTGGCGCGGGCTATATCGGCATGGAATTTGCCACGATTGCCAATGCTGCCGGCGCGAACGTCACTGTACTTTTACGCCATAATCGGGCGTTGCGCAAATTTAATCAAGATTACGTAAAACAAGTCATTGCCGACCTCGAAAAACGAGGGGTGAAGTTCATTTACAACGCTCAGGTGGATCGTTTTGAGGAAGACGGTTCTCATTTTACCGTGTCTTATAACGATCACGAAACCCTCACCACCGACTGGATTTTGGATGCTACCGGACGAATTCCTAACATCGAAAACATCGGATTAGACGAAGTAGGCGTTAGTTACAATGCTAACGGGATCGAAGTTAACGATCATCTTCAAACTAACATTGATAACATCTATGCTTCTGGTGATGTGCTTGATAAAGAACAGCCTAAGCTCACCCCGACTGCGATCTTTGAATCTAGTTATTTAACCCAACTTTTCACAGGAAAGACTACTGACGCAATCAACTATCCGCCCATCCCAACCATTGTCTTTACCTCACCACAAATCGCACAGGTTGGTATGAGCGTCGAAGAAGCTCAGCAAAATCCTGATTACACCATTAAAACTAATCATCTTCCTGACGGATGGTTCCGCCAAGTTGATAAGGAAACAATTGGTGATAACACCTTGATTTACGATCAAGACCATCATCTTGTAGGAGCAGCTGAAGTTAGTGAACATGCTGCCGATGCAATTAACGTTTTATTACCAGCAATTGAGTTTCAATATACAGCTGAACAACTAGGCCGCATCGTACCTCTCTTCCCTACTTTGGGAGCGGACGTCTGGTCACAGATTTAA